Proteins from a genomic interval of Microbacterium esteraromaticum:
- a CDS encoding DUF1048 domain-containing protein, translating into MAAKWIEAVTGPLEQKRNYRQAKARMDALPEPYRVTATALTRYLMYYGGVTDGDTLVQMFVDLADLWERAALDATPVSAITGEDPVEFAESFAQAYTGKRWIDKERQRLIDAVEAATRAQESS; encoded by the coding sequence ATGGCAGCGAAGTGGATCGAAGCGGTCACCGGACCGCTCGAACAGAAGAGGAACTACCGACAGGCGAAGGCGCGCATGGACGCGCTGCCCGAGCCCTACCGCGTTACTGCGACCGCGCTGACGCGGTACCTCATGTACTACGGCGGCGTCACCGATGGCGACACCCTGGTGCAGATGTTCGTCGACCTCGCCGACCTGTGGGAACGCGCCGCACTCGACGCAACGCCGGTGTCGGCGATCACCGGAGAGGACCCCGTCGAGTTCGCCGAGTCGTTCGCCCAGGCGTACACCGGCAAGCGGTGGATCGACAAGGAGCGTCAGCGCCTGATCGATGCCGTCGAGGCGGCCACGCGTGCCCAGGAGTCGTCGTGA